The sequence CCTGCTGTTTACTTTTCAGTATATAGATTTAGGATCTTCAGCCCGTTAGATTGCTGCTATCTCTGGCTGTGTGCTGTTTGTGCCTGCTCCTGCACCTGGCCCCTCCTACCCTGCTGTAGTACTGCTTTCTTTGTTCCTGTTTTTGGCCCATGCTGTTTGGTTAACCAGTACACAGATTCAGGATCTTTGCCGCATTAGATTGCTCTTGTGTGTGCCTAGTTACTGTTTGTGCCTGCTTTTGCACATGAGGCCTCCTACCCTGCTGTAGTGATATTTTCTTGGTGCCTGTTTCTTTGGCCTCTCGCATGAGAAGAACTTTCTCTGTAAGTGTTTTGATGGATGTTCCTTGTCCTTCTTGGCGTCGTTGCAGGGAAGATATACCTTCTAGTGCGAGGAATGTGCGTGCTAGGCGTCctgtgccaaatttggctgccTCGCAACGTCGGTGTCGCGAGGAGGCTGCAGCGGCTACTTTAGCTGCTCGTGCCGGAGCTGTTTCTGCTAGAAATGTACGCCAGCGTGTGCCTCTGCCGCGTGTTCCTTTGTGTGGAACAGCAGTTGCTGTTTCAGCTCAAAATCCTGGCTTTGCTGCTTCACGACGTTACGTTGTCGTCTGTGAGTTCAGCTCAGACCACTAAAATTTATCTTACCTATGCtttttcctatatatatgatTTGGGTGGACCTTATCTTTAGGAGACCATTTCTGTCCTCTTGTGTCTGCAACCGCCGCTCGAGAAAATAGGGCCAGGAGAATGTCCAGGAACAAAAACAAGGTCCTGCTCAGAAAAGGTTCACTTTGTTTGGACCGCACTATTTTGTGCTGTTGAAATGATTTGGTGGCCTAAATTTTACCACTCCGGTTCAAACATGCAGCCTGTATCCCTTCTGATACTTTTAGTGAGCCTATTGTTGCATTCACAAAAGAATATGCCAGTCTGCTAAAAGGTGCAGTTCTGatttcttctttctctttgtttcCTAGCCGTTTCCTGTGGCTGCACATCTTAGCACCTTACCTTTGTGCTGTAGAGAACTATTCCGGCCGTTCTTACTATGGGGGCCCAGATTACGAGTGCGAGCACTGTAATGCTTTTTTTTGGTACCAAGAGCGCGTAGTTAGTCTGAGTTCCTATGTGCAGAAACACATCGTGTACCATTCTTGCTGCCGTGGTGGTCGTATCTCTCTTCCAAAGCACCGCCCATTCCCTCCTCCGCTGTGTGATTTGATAAAGTTCAATGGAGGTCCAGCATCTAACAATTTCATGAAACTTATTAGGCAGTACAATTCTATGTTTGCCTTTACCTCTTTAGGTGTAGACATTGATAGATCCATAAATACTGGTCGAGGCCCCTACATATTCCAAATCAATGGAGTGGTTCACCACCGTATTGGTTCTTTGATTCCAGAAGAAGGGAATAGACCACAGTATGCGCAGCTGTACATATATGATACTGCAAATGAGGTGCAGAATAGGCTTGCTATCCACTCTTCTAATATAGGCCGTGATTCTGGGCCAGATGCTCAAATTGTTGACTCTCTGATTTCCATGTTCGATCGTTGCAACCCTCTGGTTAAGCAATTTCGCATGGCTAGGGATAGACTTCTTTCTCCTACTGCTCTAGATGTTCGTATCAAGCTTTTTGGATCATCTGATACAAGTGCGGATAGATACAGTCTACCAGCAGTAAATGAATTGGCCGCACTTCTTGTGAGGGATATGTCATCTTCCACACATCCTTTTGATATAGTTCTGGAATCACAGCAAGGAAGGTTCACGCGTGTATCTCCTATACATCTTGCTCTTATGGCATTGCAGTATCCAATTCTGTTTCCTTACGGTGATAAGGGTTACCAGTTGGGAATAAAGTTCAGAGAGGTTTCCGCAGGATGTAGAGGTGCTCGCGACGAAGTGATCATGATGGAGTTTCATTGCTATTACCAGCATTACCGTAGAGGCGAGCCAAACCCAGTACTCTGTTCAGGCCGTCTTTCACAACAGTATGGTGTTAATGCCTACTCATGTGTTAAGGCCAACAGACTTTCTTTCCACTTTTTCAATCAAAAACTACTCCACAGTGAGACGTATCAAGGAATCACTGATGCACTTGGTAGAGGTGCCTCCACGGGTAAGGATGTAGGGGTCAAAATAGTGCTGCCTACTTCTTATCCAGGAAGCAGGCGCAATCTGAATCAGAACTATCATGATTGCTTGGCCATTTCTAGAGTGTATGGTTGTCCCACTTTGTTCACAACTTTCACTTGCAATGCTAACTGGCTAGAGGTTGAAGAGGCATTGAGATGTGAGCCTGGCCAAAAACCTCCTGATGTGCCGATATCACCAGCTTTGTTCACAACTTTCACTTGCAATGCTAACTGGCCAGAGGTTGAAGAGGCATTGAGATGTGAGCCTGGACACCATGTTCGATCGCGCCACTACCACCAGCTTCAAGCCACCCTCTCTTGGTGAAGGTATCAAAAAAGAAACGGTAATCAACATCTTTCATTTGTACCAATCTTGGATGTTCCTCAATTTTGACTAACACACATGTTATCCCTCTGTACATTGCCTGAACAGGTGCTTCTGTGCTTGGATGATAAGAAATCATTTCTCGATCTCTCCAATGATTCTCTTTTCACTTCACCTGTCATCATCAAGCCTGAGGTGCACACCCACTTCCTTTGTTAAGTGTATCCAAAAACAAATCTTCCTCTAATATAATTTCCCTTCTACACTGTcctgggttttttttttctacacGTTCTTAGCTATTACCTGTGCAATCTCTCTACCTCTGTTAGTTCTGCGCACAGATCCATTGCACATGTTAAGCAGCACACAAAATACTCATTGAATCCATAGGACTACTGCTTTGTTGCTGGTTCATGCATGACATATTGTGATCATATTGCCTCCAATTGCACACAACACTCTTCCCTAGCACAATTATTTAAGAGAACTGTAGAGACAAGTCTATTTATTTTAGCCTTAAACACTGATACCAAGGAGGAAGCAGTGAAACAAATTTTGTGTATTCCTTCCACAGATACATGAGAGTGTTTATGTTTCTCGACATCTCATCCTGGGCCAAGTTATGGAGAAGCTGAAACTCAAAGTGCACAGCTCAGGCTATGACTCTACCTTCCAACCACTCAACATGGAAACAGCATGGCTGCATGTTGATTTGCCATGCGGAAACAAACCTGGAGCAGATTCAACCACTGTCATCTTCGATGAGCCACAACCTTCTCGCATTGAAGCTGATGAGAGCGCATGCCAGGCAGTCCGCAATTACTATTGCAACGTTAGAGATGTGAGCATCAATGACTTTAGTCATGGCATCCTCAAAATGAAACAACATGAACTGGATGCAAGCAACTTCTTCTGTTCTGCCATGCAAGATAGAGTGGTTCGTCTGGTTCTGGAAAGGGATGCTGCTATCTCTGCTATTGAAAAGCATAGAGAGAACATGAATATCAAGACCTATCCTTTAAGTGAGGCATTCATTAAGAAGAAACAAGACCAGCTCAACAATGATTGCTTCTATGAGATTCTGCAAGACAAGATCAATAAGCTGCTTCAGGATCGTAATGTTCAGAAACAGCGGTACACCAACATGATCAA comes from Panicum virgatum strain AP13 chromosome 4K, P.virgatum_v5, whole genome shotgun sequence and encodes:
- the LOC120702769 gene encoding uncharacterized protein LOC120702769, which translates into the protein MFDRATTTSFKPPSLGEGIKKETVLLCLDDKKSFLDLSNDSLFTSPVIIKPEIHESVYVSRHLILGQVMEKLKLKVHSSGYDSTFQPLNMETAWLHVDLPCGNKPGADSTTVIFDEPQPSRIEADESACQAVRNYYCNVRDVSINDFSHGILKMKQHELDASNFFCSAMQDRVVRLVLERDAAISAIEKHRENMNIKTYPLSEAFIKKKQDQLNNDCFYEILQDKINKLLQDRNVQKQRYTNMINDLASICDSFGDLLPIQKVHSDEAISADTETRFVFTGNKTSPSHSDQLALALLKLLRGGIIYETKHATTLF